The genomic region ACTTTTCCCTAAATTTAagaaggaaaaaaacattttttagcagccaacacaaaattaaaaatcaaacaagAATTAGGTTCAAGTTTTCCAAGATACTTTCTTTTATAATATTTTGGACTGTCCCCACTTTAATCTTAATTCCAACACAGTGCAATAACGACTCTCCACTCTGATTTAGGCAGTAGCTCATTTTTTGTAATCATGGCAAAGATGAAGATGACAATGACAAGCGGCAATGGTGAGGATCTCGGGACCACATGTTCACAGAAGTTAGCATAGgatttttaatttaaactttttCTGCATGCAGACCCATCAGCACATATGGCAAAGCTTTCTGCACATTTCCAATAGCTCCTTGCCCTCTGATGTCCAATGCCAAATCCCAGTCcccattttattgtatttttttcttataTTGCCATCTTTCATTATTAATACCAGCAAATTCCATGCTTTTGTCAACCCAAACTCATTCCAGCATCTTGTAATACATGGGGCATTTTAAACACGCCACTTCATTTGCCTTTAACTACAGTATTGAGGCTGAAGACTTCTGTGTATCTCTCTAACAGATTTAACACCATCATACTATCTTTCCGAACAACAGTTCTCTTTCTATCTGTAAACCGGTAGTCGAATGTGAGCATTTTGGTGGTCCAACAATCGAGGTACTGAAACAGTCTCGTATCCTTTACCCAACATTTGCTCTTTAATGCAGGGTGGGTGAATATCATTAATCAGATACTCCAGTGACTGCAGACTACTACTGAGAATAGAGGTATTACATAGCGTTCTACTGGAGACACTGGTGAGTCCATCCGAAGGCTGAACAACAAGGTCACGGTGCCCATTCGTGAGGTCCTGTGGGTTATAACAGTCGCTGTCTGGTGTCACCAACACACTATTCCATGGGGCTGCTAAATACTGCCCTGTTGAAAAATTACAGTGCATGCCCACACAGTTCAAAGGAGACGAAGGAATTTTTTCAACAGTAGGTGCCAAGGTATATGGTCTTGGGACACCACAAACCTCTGGCGATTTACTtattactcccccccccccactgcctgaATACATACGGATCTGTTGTTTCTGTTGCCATAGTAAATAATCCATTCCATCTGGGTAGGTCCCAGCTTTAGGTCCTGTTGTGGAGGCTAAACTCGAAGCAGTTGTCAACTCTGCACCTCCACGACATTCAGGTACAACTGTTCCAGCATATACCACGCTTCCATTAACCATGCTGGTAAAACCATTCACTGTGTTGCGGCTGGCCGTGGCTGGGCTTGGATTGGTAATTATAGCACCCTGGCAAACAGCAGCTGAAACCTGTTGTGATGCCTGAGCCTGGCATTGCTGGTTGATCTGATAGATAATACTTTGAATGGAGGGGAGATTTGACTGCTGCAGAGCCAGGCTTCGTCCTCCCAATGGAATAACAGATGTGGCAACAGTCACATTAGGTGGAACAGGTCCCTCCAAAGGTTTCTGGCTACTGTGGTAACTTAATTGCCCAGTACAGGATTGACTCTGCGCTAAAGTGCTTGGCACTGGGTAGGCTCCAATGTTGCTATTTCCAACTTGTGCTGGGGACATTCGCGTCCTCTTGCCATCTGTACTTTTCACCACACTTTTGCTATGTACCTTCACAATAGCTAAAAGACCTTGATATCCTCCAGAATGTACAGGATATGGACTGTAGCGTTGCCCCGTTGTGTCATAGCCATTTACAGTCCTATTAAGGTGCTTATGCTGAGGAACCCTGATATTTGTAGGAAAGATCTTGATTGTTAGTGGATTGTTAGCCACCTTCTGGGCATAAGCATCAAGTTCAGCTGGACTAGGATACCGTGGAGAATGTGTGGATCTGACTGTCTCAcctgaaataaagtaaaatacagaaattagaaaaaaaaagaaaaataacatttgtgTATTCTGCTGATGACTCCCTCTGGCACACCTATTGACATAAATGGGATTTCAAAAAGGTAAAGAAAACCAAGTTTAAAAAGGTATAATAGTATGCTGCCAGTAATGTATCCTTTATTAATGGAATGTTCAAAGAAAGATAAATATACTTGTATTACCCTGATGCTGGCCTAGGAATGGTACAAAGAGAAACCTGGAAGCATCTGCCAAGAACTGGCAACAAAAGGCAAAATATATAATCTTGATGTAATCAGGATGATGGAACAGACTAATTACCAAGTAACATTTTAAGGGAGTTTGATTCCTGTTGTTTAGAAAGCCCAGAATATTATCATGCATTATACTTCCAACACATTAGAAAAGATTTGTCGATATTGGTTGTTTTCTTGAATTAATATTCACAACAATTCACGATACAAAGATTTTCTTTAAAGATTACAGAACTAGTAATTCATGTGGACAATGAAAACATTTGCCATAATGGACATTGGTCAAGAGTTACCTTCAAAATGAGATTTACAACACCTTTGACGTTATTTCAAAGCCAACAATATTTTCCTGAGTAATACCATGTTTCTATGATTTAGAAATCCTTTAACAAAAGAAGCAAGAGaaaagtattaaaaatattattttacccATCTATTAGAAACATTTGAGATAATGATTTCATTAGGAAAGTGTCTCAGAAGAATAGGAGAGAACTGAAACAATACAATCACTGAAACTTCTTGTGTTAATTCCTGTCTTAAATCAGCTTGTTCACACCATTCTGTATCAGCTCCAAATGAGTTGATTAATTATCTCACATGATCTTTAGTATATAA from Pristis pectinata isolate sPriPec2 chromosome 17, sPriPec2.1.pri, whole genome shotgun sequence harbors:
- the fam222aa gene encoding protein FAM222A — translated: MLACLQRTQNPPSQRLSCPSKTLEPLKCETVRSTHSPRYPSPAELDAYAQKVANNPLTIKIFPTNIRVPQHKHLNRTVNGYDTTGQRYSPYPVHSGGYQGLLAIVKVHSKSVVKSTDGKRTRMSPAQVGNSNIGAYPVPSTLAQSQSCTGQLSYHSSQKPLEGPVPPNVTVATSVIPLGGRSLALQQSNLPSIQSIIYQINQQCQAQASQQVSAAVCQGAIITNPSPATASRNTVNGFTSMVNGSVVYAGTVVPECRGGAELTTASSLASTTGPKAGTYPDGMDYLLWQQKQQIRMYSGSGGGGVISKSPEVCGVPRPYTLAPTVEKIPSSPLNCVGMHCNFSTGQYLAAPWNSVLVTPDSDCYNPQDLTNGHRDLVVQPSDGLTSVSSRTLCNTSILSSSLQSLEYLINDIHPPCIKEQMLGKGYETVSVPRLLDHQNAHIRLPVYR